TTCCTATACACTCAGTGTATTCAATTACCTTGCTAGGAAGTCGCCAAGCGCGAGGAATAGAGCGATTCATCATTGCTTGGCTCAGGATATGCAGGAGTTAGCAGCCACACAGTTGGATATTTTTTTATGAGGGGATTTTTGCTGTCAAAATTCCAGTTTGCTCGACCATATTGCAAGGGGGCTCTCTATGTGAGCTGCTCAAAAAGCTTTTGTGTTTTTGTTGTTTTGCCTCTATGTTCGTGTTCGCCGAAAAGGCTGGAAGCGATATGATAGGTGAATCTGGCAAACTGTGAACTGCGGAGAGAATTTGGCAAAAGATCCAGTGACTGCCTCCTTGGAGGGAACTCAGTGAGAAATAATAATCAACAGGTGGAGTTTGTGAGCGTGGGACATTTTGTTTCGGTTGGGCTCCGTATGGGTGGAACCACGCCAAAGGGTGCTGCACGATAGGGCTTTTAAGATTTCCTTCCTCTTGGAGGACCTCCTCCTTAATGGGTTGGGTGGCCGGTTGTCGGCGCCAAGCACGTTCATCCATTCAGCCGTAACTGTACTTCGCTCTCCGGATCTATTTACCTGGCTTAAGGTGTACAGACGTACTATTGTCCCCCCGGTTGATATTGTAGGATGGGGTTCGTAAAGTGCTAAACTACAACACCATGGGGATGAAAAAAACCTCCTAGAAAGTCGGATAAAAAAGCCCGGTGCTGCCGTAACGGCCGCCCTTCTCGGTAGAGATTACACAGCAGTTGGTGACTCACACTGAACACCGGTCCCAGAAGGTCTAACCAGATGCAATTCCAGTGCCAAGAAGACCTACGCCCGATAGTTAGAAAATGGCCTCTGGGAAGCGCACTGAGCGCCATCCTCCTTGCTATTTCTCTCCAGGCGGAGTGTTCAGCCACTCTACCATCATCTCTTTTTATTCCTTCTTCGATAGCGCGAAGCCCTTTCGTCGCGCCGTTCCAAACCACTCCTTTTTTTCTACCGACGTTTCTATCAATGCCCTTCTATTCTCGACAGTCCAGTTGGCTGTCGCCAACCCTCACGGCCAACTTTTCCGCCTCTGGAGTACTCTCCGTAACACCACCACTTACTGACGATGGAATTTCTCGTATCCGTTTTGCTAAGAAGAAGGAGCCCGTAATCGGTAATACTAAGAAGCTTACTCTCAACGATGCCGTACGATATGCGCTTCGGCATAATCCAGAAATCCTGCGTTCTATTCAGCAAATCCGATCTATCCATGGGAAGCTTATTAGCACGCGCGCCCAGCTTTTACCACGACTTATCGCAACTATCGCTCTTCGAGATGCGCCATCTTCACCTGTCCCTCCTGCCTTCAGTGAAGTTTCACCTGCAGATAGTTCCCCAACAAAATTGCCTAGTAGGCATGGCGTGGCGAATCGCCTTTCTTGGAATGCGCAACTCAGCGTCCAACAGCTGATATTCGACGGAGGAGGAAAACTAGCTAGCATGCAAGCCGTCAAGCACCAGGAAGCCATGTCCTTCTTTGCCCTCTGTGGCACGATTGATAGCGTTATCGCGCAGGTCAAGACTGCATTCTTTCGAGTCATTCTCAACCGCACTCTCGTCGCAGTCCAGGAGCGATCAGTTGCTATGCTAGAAAATCAGCTAGAAAACCAAAAGAGGCGTTACCAGGTGGGCACCGCTCCGAAGCTTAGCGTACTGCAGGCGCAAGCGGCTACAGCTAGCGCAGCGTCTACTCTTGTTACGGTTCAAAACGACTTACGTATTTCTCAACATCAACTTGTCAAACTTCTTGGAATGAACTACGCGGGGTATGCAGAGATTCCCTTGCATGTGATAGGGGATCTAGAAGTGAGGTTCCACACCATCTCACCGGCAGAGTCCGTTCGAGAAGGACTTACTCGGAATTCGACTCTAAAAGCTCAGCGAGAACACGTCCTCTCGCAGGTAGCCCTAGTTCAGGAAGTCCTTTCCGGCAGATATCCCAAGATCACGTTAGGTGGCGGATACCTCATTCAAGATAACGCTCGTTCCTACATTGGAGGATGGTTTTGTGGCCTTAATGGGACTTGGAATATTCTTGGTGGGAGTGGTCAAGTCAGACAATCTAAGGCGCAGTTGAAGCAGTCCGTCATCAGCTACAATGATAATGTGCGTTCCATTGTCGCCAGCGTCCAGAAAAATGTTGCCAACTTACGACAGGCTCAAGAGATTATAAGGAGCCAACAGGCCAGCGTAGTGCAGGCTATGGAGGAACTACGCTTGGCACGTGAGCAATGCGACAGTGGTATAGGGACTCAACTGGAAGTTTTCGATGCCAAGATTAAATTACTCCAGTCACAAGCCGCTGTCCTTCAGGCACGGTTTGGTTATATCCAGGCCCTAGCACAGTATGAGTCCATACTTTCCCTCAATACCCTACACATAGAGCCCAGAGACCTCTTAACTGATAAAGAGAAACAGCGTTTTGAGAGAGCAATGGTACTGGATAAAACCCTTCCGATTGTGCAGGCAATGCGTTTAAGCGAGTAAACTCCCTAACGCCTGTTCGTCTCTGCAACAAATTCATAACAATACCCACCACTCTTCAAACTCGGCGGATGGTCCTAGAAATATGGATGAGGATCTGTTGTTATCTAACCCCTTGTAGAAGGGCTCCCCCCTTCGGGGCCAACAAAACCGGCCTCAAGGATAAGGAAAATTCCATAGGGCCTTTTGTAAGGTGTGATTTCACGATGCTATCGCGCCGCCTTTGGGGTAGCTACCCAGAATCTTCATGGTCAGACAGCATCTAGACAGCTGCTCTAGCAGGCAGTTTTTGGCTTGTAGCTGCGTGCTGTGTCCTTCTGCTTCCATCAAGAAGAGAAGATCCTCAGTATCTCTCTTCCCGGTGGCCGGTTGGCTAGCCAGTGGTCCAAGAGCAATGGAACGCCCTTTAAGGGGCTCTAGGACGGCTAGCGCCTCAGGTTTGTTTTCTAGGCGAAGCAGGAGTAGGGTGCGGTCTGATCCTGAAGGAGAGGTCGGAATACGACTGAGGACTAAAAACCGGTCTCTCTGCTCTCCCTCTCTAGAATCTAGTAGGATTTCTGCGCATATGCTTAGCTCGGTCCTTGCTAAGTCGCTTAGTACTTGTGCTACTGCCAAGTTTTTTACTTCGGTAGAGCCGACAGGGATTACTCCGCAGTCCGCTTCACTTTCAGAGACTCTTCTGAACACTTCCGAGGCTTCCTGAAAAAAGGTATATTTTACAGCGGAACCAAAACGGCGGCGCGCTGCCTGATGAGTAATTCCAGCTATCAGTCCTAAACAGGCTACCGTTATCTCCTTCTCTAAGGCGCGGCAGGCGGAAATAATTTCTCGATAGATAGCATGAACTGAAGCTGCAGATAAGGCACTTTCATTTTTCTCCGCCAAGTGGCGAAGCAATTTTTCCTCCCTATCGGGAGCATAGATAGGAAGACCCTCCTGACGTTTCAGATCCCCTATCCTGCGGACCGTGGTGACACGTTGGCTTAAAAGCGATAGAATCTGCGTGTCTACTGCATCGATTTGTTCTCTTAGGGTCTGCAACTTAGTAGGGATTCCTACAGAGGTGGTTTCCTGCTGTTGGCTAATGGGTAGTATATCAGCCATGGTTTCAACTCTGGCCTTTACTCTGCTCACATGGTTTACGTGCCCTTGGGAGAGGCAGACCCATTGTTAGGGGAGACATAGTCTAGATAGGTCCTTGATTCGTTGGAGAGCCTTGAACTTTAGCCTTGCCTTACTTGGGCAGAATATTCGTTGTCCATCGCGTCATCCGGTACGGCGCAGGAGAAAAAAACCGCTAGTTTTTCTCCTTTTCCTCCTGAAATGGAGGAAGGGACACGTAATTCCCTCCACCACAAAAGTGTCTTAGAAATAAAGTGGAGGCACCCAATGTAAACGTATGCCAGAATAGGATTCTCCATTTGGTAGTTACTCGGATACGTTCAAATTGCTCCGTTCAGGAGGGTTCCATAGGGAAAACAGCAAGGTCATCCTGGAAGTAAATCTTTGCCGCAGCCCAGTGAGTGCGGATTGCCGAACAGGACCGCGACCATGCGACCATTAGAATGGGAAGCTTCCTCGGGTCAAGATGCATTCCTGCGAATGCCTCCCCTTATGGCTAAAGTGTAAAGTATGAACTGTAAAATTGCCCGACAATCTCTCTGCGATACCTATTTCTAGAGTCGTCATTGCTCTATCGTCTCTTGTACCCACGCTTGCTACCCTCCTTGGAAAGTTGCGAAATGTGCTTCTCCCGTTCTTGGATTCTTGTCTTACGCTTACGCAAAAGCCTTGCTAGTTTTGTGGAGACTTTATCAATGGCAGCATAAAGGTCGTCCTCAGCGTCTTCTGCGTAAATGTCTGGACCTGGAATTGCTAGGTGAACCTTAATCACATATTTTTTCGTTCGTGTCTCGTCATGAAGAAGAACTACGTGGGCTGCTAAGATCTGCTCTGTCATCTCTTCCAAGTGGGAAATTTTGTTTGCTACATACGAATGGATGGCGGCCGTCAGGACTAGATGCCGAGGACTAAGATGAATGTGCATAGGCACATGCTAATAAATAAGAGAGAAAGCTGCGAGAAAATAACCAGTGGCTTCCTTTGTCGGCAGGCATCATAAGTGGTCGTAATCCCCTCTATAAACAATGGGGGTCGAAATAGAGGGGCAGATGTTCTAAGCTTAGAAGCTTAGTGCCGAGAAGACTTTATAATCCCGATAGGGCCATCGCCCAGATGGCCTTGTTGTCCTATCCATGCCCAGTGCAACGGAGTATGTTCCTGCTGGCAAAGGCAGTCATCACGAGAGATCTTTTTCCTTGTCTCATATTCCGAGAAGTACTTACGTGCTAAGATGCGCGGGAGCGGGGACTCTATTACCCTTATTGAGCTTTGAGCTCAAAGATTTTTCCTGTGAAAGATCACCGTTGCGCCCTCTGATGTGTTAGAGGTGGGGTGCAACCACGAGAACGAGAACACGAGGCAGCAGTCGAGGCAGAAGTAAAAGACACCCGCTATCCCAGGGCAGATTAGGGAATTTTGGGAATTTTACTAGGGGTGGGGGGGACTGCCCTGCCTTCATAGGCACTTCAATTCTCAGGCACATAATACAAAAAGAAGCTCTCTACCACGCCAGTTGATAACCACCAAGAGGAATTGGAGGATGAATTCCGGCAATCTGCTAGTAGAAGAAGAAGAGGATACAAGTTGGCCTAGGGCAGTAAGGCCTTTGTCCGGAAAACATGATCCTCCAGTTAGTATTCTCTATAGCATTGGCGCGATAGACTGCAAATTCGGCTGCCGCCAAAAGGAATATCCCCAAACTAAGGACAGGCCTGAAAAAAACGTCCTTCTACTCTGAAACCTTCCGTATGTGCAGAATGTCTAGGCAGCATTCTACCCACCCTTTGAAGGGAGTTGAAGTAGTCCATGGTAATTTACTGAATTGATCCGCCGAGTAGCTTTTGGCCTGAGTTTTTCCTGAGGGAAAAGATTGACTTCTTTGCTATCTTCCCACCCACAGGTTTTCCTTAAGTACTTCTCTGGAGGCCGTCAGAGCCCCCATTTTCTCGTCCATTTTATGGAAGAATGCGTTTTCTCCTTAGGATGGGGAGGGAAGAGGGGGGTGCACTCCCATTTTGGGGGGGGGAGCAACTCTCAATCTATTTAATAATCCGACCTAGAGCAGGCCTGCTCTGTCCCTCTTAGACGTAGGAGGCCATGCTAGTTTCTCAAGGAGTCCAAGGGAGAGAAGCCAATGGTATTTGATTATTTCTTATTTCTTCAGGGATATAATGGGTCAATTGCTCCAGAATGCCCCTTTCCCAGCCGGTGAGACTAGCTGAGCGGCTGAGCGAGCAGACAAAGCACCCAGCTTCTACTGAAGATGGAAGTTTACATTTTTCCTCTTTGTGGACTTATAGGGTACGAGAGGTGGAGGGGACATCCCTACCTTCTGGTAGGCACGTGCAGTGGCGACACGCCCTTGAGCCGTTCGTTGAAGATAGCCCTGCATGATTAGGTATGGTTCATGCACCTCTTCTAACGTTCCTGCTTCTTCCCCAACAGCCACTGCAAGCGAACTAATCCCGACAGGCCCTCCATTAAACTTGTCGATGATGACCCTCAGGATGTGTTTATCCATTCTGTCAACACCTTCCTCATCAATTTCTAGCATTGTCAGAGCCCGAGCAGCTATCTCCCGAGTAACAGTGCCAGAAAACCGAACTTGGGCGTAATCCCGCACCCAGTAAAGCAAATTGTTAGCGATACGTGGGGTGCCACGGGAACGACGGGCAATCTCTAGGGCGCTAGCTGCATCGACAACGATGTCTAGCAAGCTAGCACTACGCTCCACAATCTTTTGTAAATGAGCGACGCCATAGTAATCTAACCTACAGATCATATCAAATCGAGAGCGCAGTGGGGATGAAATCATCCCAGAACGGGTGGTAGCACCAACAAGGGTGAACTTGGAAAGATTGAGGCGGATACTGCGTGCACTGGGACCTTGATCAATAACGATATCTAACCTGAAATCTTCCATAGCGGGATAGAGATACTCCTCAATGGCAGGTTGTAAACGGTGTATTTCGTCAATGAACAATACTCCCCCATGTGGTATATCCGCTAGGAGTCCCGCAAGGTCTCCAGCTCTTTCAAGTAGGGGCCCGCTAGTAGTCTTCACGCTAGTCCCTACGGCCCCGCCAATAATATTGGCCAGCGTAGTTTTCCCTAGACCGGGCGGGCCACTCAAAAGGATGTGTCGCAGAACATCCCCACGCTTCTGTGCGGCCTCTACCATTAGTTGCAATCTCCCCACAGTTTTTTCTTGGCCATAAAACTGTTCAAATACAGAGGGACGCAGAGACTCCAGCGACGTCCTAGATGTTTCTTGAGGACTTTTCACCTAAAAAAAATAATGCCCTGCAATAAAGAGGGGATGGTGGGGACAAGCGGCACACAAAAGGACGTTCGAGATAAATTCCTGTTTCTGTCAATGGCAAAACTCTCAAAGAGAGTGGAAAGTATACGGTAGCCAGGAAGTGGATTATCAATGATCCAGGGCTAACCAGCACACTTCTGACCAGAATGGAACAAAAAAGAATAAAGGTGAGGAATGCAAAAGTACCATGTCCAGGGAAATAAAAATCGGACTTGAAAGGCCACCCACGCAGCAGCCGTAATAGTGGAAACAAAGGGCGAGTGCTCTACCCAGTTGCATTTCTTCTCCCACTCCAAAGAAGATCTGAATAAGAATCCAAAAGACGAGCAAGAAAACAGAGAGGTAGAGTCTAACCCGTAGAGGAGAAATGGGCCATTGCTGTCCCTGGCTTGGGACGGAGAGCTCCGTCTAAAAGAGATGCCAAGGAGACCACGTCAAAAGCGTCGACTGTTCTGTAAATACCAAGAAGGAGGGAAGCTCTGACAGGAAGCAGGCACTCCAGGGAACCAAATGGACCAATGCTAGCACCGCAAGGGCTTCCAGCTCTTTTTTAAGCCTGGGCATGTTTTGTGAGAGCACAATTCCATGCACAGAGAAGAAAAATGGGTAGAGAGATCCACTGCTAACTTGAGTGAATTTCCAAGGATTACACTAGAAAGAAAAAGATGCTGGGGCTTAGCCATCACTTCGCTGATCGACTCTCTACGATTCCTCAAGATCGCCAAACGATATCCCTCCTAAGGAAGGTTTCCGCGGAACGATGTTAACATCACTTGTACCAGAAAACAGCAGATTTTCGACCGGGCTGAGAGGCCCACTTTTATCTGGCAGCTGGACCAAACGTGCAGGTTTACACCGTACCTCCTCAACAAAACCACAGGCCGAAGAACCCGTTCTTGGACCGTGCTGGAGAGAGTTGCATACAAGGCTATAGCATCGAGCTAATAGTGGTGCCGCTCGCGGGGGAGAGCTGTTTTTCAAAATCTGAGAGGCTAGCTCGTACCCCTAGGCTGTCACGAAGCAGCGCAGTGCCGACTAAAGCAGCCTGAAATTTCCCACGTACACGGCCAAGTGTAGAAGGAGAAAGTCCACTCTCCGCCACGTGGATAGTTGCCGCCGGTAGCCTCTCAACGAGCTGAAAGGTGTCTAAGTTTATGCTAAGGTCTTTCCTTGACATGCCCGTAATCCCAACGAAACCTCTTTTATCTTTAAATCTTCTGCTGTTAATTCCCACTATTTGTGCATCTGGTGGAAGGAGGTGGATTTCCTCTTCGGTATGGACCTCGAAAAGGGCTTCCATACCTAATTCTCGGCATAGATCATAGAAGCCACACAGGCGTGGGGCGTCCAGAACATTTGCCATTAGTAGCAAAGCGTCTGCGCCAAAGGCGCGGGCTTCCCAAATTTGGTATTCATCTACGATGAAATCCTTGCGTAAAATCGGTTTCAAGGAATTCTTGCGGATTGCTCCTAGTTTCTGGATGGACATGCCAAAGTAGGAAAAATTTGTGAGCACGGAGATGGCACGCACAATAGAGGACTCCTCATAGGCTTCTGGTGCACTTTTAACATTCTCCTCACGCATGGGCCCTACACTGGGAGATTTTTCTTTAATTTCAGCAACGAGACAAAAACTACCTCTCAATTTCTGATCCAGCGCAATGACTGGTGGTGCGTCTGCCACCATCGACCGTAAGTCCCCGGACGTGCGCTGTATTTTCGACGAACTGAGCTCTTCCTGTACAGTTTTTAAGATTTCTTCAAGAAAGGTCATAGCCGGTTTGCCTTATGCCGATCTGAGGGTTTTAGACTGGGCTGAGGGTTTAGACTGGGCGGACTTGCACATTCTCTCGGCGGACAGGAGGTCAAGCGACAGCCTAGCTGCCAGGCATTACTTAGTAAGAAGTAGGTGTTTAATCTTGGGCCTATTTGAGCGTGCAGAAACAGTGCACAGGGGGCAGACATCGGGAAAGTCGCAGAAGACAGAAGACCACAGATGTCTTTTGCTTGGTTTGCCTACGATCGAGAAAGCGGCGCAAGCTCCCGCCTTCCTTAGGGCACGTGGGTGGGGGAAACTGCGTATAAGAAGGGATTGCCTTAGGAAGAAGATCAAGACTGACTATCCCATCCGTCCTGGTTATTACTCTTGAAATAGTGGCAGGCATCTGAACTTAATGGTGGTTTAAAAAACTATAGTTTCGTACACACTTACGCCCCTTCACTCTGAGTAGCGAGAGACTGTTTGACCCACGCAGCATAGGCCGCAAGGCAGGAATCTGCCTCAAAGGACAGGATTTCTGGCACACTATAGGGATGCATTCTCTGAATTGCAGCCTGTAGTCTTTCCACATAGTCCGAGGTAGTCTTTAGCAGAAGTAGGCATTCCCGATTCTCTTCCAGATTTCCATTCCAAGTATAGATGGAAATTGCCCTTGGGAGGAGGGTGCCACAGGCTGCCAGACGAGCCTGCACTAGCTGGCGCGCAGTTCGTCTAGCCTGAACAGGACTTGGGAATGTTGTCAGAACGAGCCGGATCATGCTGGCATTTTTTTGCGACAAATCCAACCACCACCTTTTACCTGATCGTGATGGTAGAAAACAGCGGCTTGGCCTGGAGCAATCGCACGCTGCGGTTCTTGCAATCGCACCAGAGCACGCTTGCCATCCATTGGATACAATACAGCCATCGTTCCACGGTGAGTAGATCGAATTTTAACACTCGCTTCCATACCCCCCTCTAGAGGAACTCCAAGCCAGTTCACCCCTTCGACCTCAAATTCTTTTTGAATCAGTTCTGTCTCAAACCCTACAATGACCCTCGAATGGGCGGGGTCAATATCCACGACATACAGAGGTTGTGGAGACCCTCCTGGAAGGCCCTTGCGTTGGCCAACGGTATACATTTCAATCCCATTGTGAGGCCCTAGATATTTGCCGGAAGTGTCGTAGATGCCCCCCGCCTGGAGCCCATGCACACCCAGGTGACTTTGGAGGAAAGCTTTGTAGTCATTGTTAGGTACGAAACATATTTCCTGGCTATCCTCTTTATCTGCAACTTTCATGCCTAGTTGACGCGCAATGCCGCGAACTTCCGCTTTAGTCATCCCCCCCAGGGGGGTCAAAACTCTCTTAAGTTGCTCTTGGGAAAGACTGAAGAGAAAATAGGACTGATCCTTAGATGGATCCGTTCCCTTGCACAGTAGGGCCCCGGCTTCTGTATGGTGGACACTAGCGTAGTGTCCGGTGGCGATATAGTCAGCCCCCAGAAGCTTAGCTTTTTCCCAGAGATTCCCAAACTTAATTTTCTCGTTGCACATAATGCACGGGTTAGGTGTGCGCCCTGCGCGATACTCTCTGGAGAAATAGTCAATCACTAAACGCTCGAAATCCACAGCCTCGTCCACTACGTAGTGAGGTATACCAAGAATATGTGCTACCCCGCGTGCATCTGCAACTGCCTGTGGTCCGCAACATTTATCTTCCGCGCGAGATAAACAGTCCTGCGGCCAGACTTTCATAGTAATCCCAACTACTGACCAGCCCTCTTCCTTCAGCAAATATGCGGCGACGCTGGAATCTACCCCGCCGCTCATACCAACTAGCACACGCTTGCTGCGTCCTGCTATCGGACGAGTAAAAACTTTAAAAACCTTCGAATTCTGACTGGCATGCATAAGGATAGAGATCAAGGTAGCCGGAGGCAATCTAGAGGTCAACTATCCTCCTAATCTATAATAATCACTATTATGACGGGTCACGCTTCTCTTATAAGCGCTTCAATGGGAAAATGGCGTTTTTGTCAAGAGAGTCCGGTGGACAAGTTGCCGCATTCAAAAGCAGACTAGTTTGTTGGCTTTGAGGGGTTCTGCTATACGTTTAATCCACGCCCGCAGGGTTGTTGGGGTGACACAAGCCCAACCCAACATCGGAACCTAGATTCAACAAGCCAGCCATGTCCGGACCCACATTCGAAAAATTTGCCCTCCTCCCTGCAACGTAGTGTAAACGACCAGTGTAAACCGACCCAATTATTGTCCCCTGGGCTGCTTAATTAGAAAAGAACCTAGACACGATGTTCCACCCTTTAAAGGGGTAGCCTGCATTTTATCGGCTGGTAGATGGACTGGAATCAAGAATACATGCCACACCCGATCCCGGATACCATGTATCCCTCCCCCATCTTTCCTCTAGCTTTAAAGAAATGGGTGCCTGTGTTATTTGCGGGATCCCCCCTTTCTAAGCTGCTTGTTTTGGCCCATTGCAAGAAATTTCCACAGCTTCGGAAGCTAGATCAGTAGAGCGGCACAGGGTGCACCAGATGTTTCTGGAGCATCGCGAGGGATTACATCCAAAATTCCTTCTCTCTTCCTACCACTTATGTTCCGCTCTAGAAATTCTTCCTCCGGAAAAACAACCAGAGACTAAGGACACGCCATTTCCCAATAGTCCCATTACAGACTGTGGACAAGGCCCTTCCTGGTCTAGTAGCGTAGATGAGGGGACATCTGCTTTGGTAGCCCTTCGGCCTGTATCTGCTCTTTTGCACACACTACCCCCACCAAAGCCTTTTGCATTGTTGTGCTGTTACCACCCATTCTGTGAATGTCGGTGGCACGCCATGCATGCTAGCCTGGCCACAGTTCTTGGTACACCCTTTTTAGGATCCTCTTCTGCCTTCTCATCATCTTTGTAGCTTGCAGTATGGTATAGTCGCTATAGCCGTCAAGGTGTAGCAACCCGTGAATCAGGCAGAAGGCGATCTCTACTGTTGGAGAGTGTCCATAAAAGCCGCTGTTGAAGGCAGCAGTTTCCGCGCTGATAACGACTTCTCCATATGAGAATGTCACAACGTCTGTTGGAGAATCTTCTCTGAAGAACTGTCTGTGAACCTCCAGAATAACGGCATCAGATACGATGG
This DNA window, taken from Candidatus Xiphinematobacter sp., encodes the following:
- the pheA gene encoding chorismate mutase, translating into MADILPISQQQETTSVGIPTKLQTLREQIDAVDTQILSLLSQRVTTVRRIGDLKRQEGLPIYAPDREEKLLRHLAEKNESALSAASVHAIYREIISACRALEKEITVACLGLIAGITHQAARRRFGSAVKYTFFQEASEVFRRVSESEADCGVIPVGSTEVKNLAVAQVLSDLARTELSICAEILLDSREGEQRDRFLVLSRIPTSPSGSDRTLLLLRLENKPEALAVLEPLKGRSIALGPLASQPATGKRDTEDLLFLMEAEGHSTQLQAKNCLLEQLSRCCLTMKILGSYPKGGAIAS
- the mnmA gene encoding tRNA 2-thiouridine(34) synthase MnmA; its protein translation is MHASQNSKVFKVFTRPIAGRSKRVLVGMSGGVDSSVAAYLLKEEGWSVVGITMKVWPQDCLSRAEDKCCGPQAVADARGVAHILGIPHYVVDEAVDFERLVIDYFSREYRAGRTPNPCIMCNEKIKFGNLWEKAKLLGADYIATGHYASVHHTEAGALLCKGTDPSKDQSYFLFSLSQEQLKRVLTPLGGMTKAEVRGIARQLGMKVADKEDSQEICFVPNNDYKAFLQSHLGVHGLQAGGIYDTSGKYLGPHNGIEMYTVGQRKGLPGGSPQPLYVVDIDPAHSRVIVGFETELIQKEFEVEGVNWLGVPLEGGMEASVKIRSTHRGTMAVLYPMDGKRALVRLQEPQRAIAPGQAAVFYHHDQVKGGGWICRKKMPA
- a CDS encoding divalent-cation tolerance protein CutA, with amino-acid sequence MIRLVLTTFPSPVQARRTARQLVQARLAACGTLLPRAISIYTWNGNLEENRECLLLLKTTSDYVERLQAAIQRMHPYSVPEILSFEADSCLAAYAAWVKQSLATQSEGA
- the ruvB gene encoding Holliday junction branch migration DNA helicase RuvB produces the protein MKSPQETSRTSLESLRPSVFEQFYGQEKTVGRLQLMVEAAQKRGDVLRHILLSGPPGLGKTTLANIIGGAVGTSVKTTSGPLLERAGDLAGLLADIPHGGVLFIDEIHRLQPAIEEYLYPAMEDFRLDIVIDQGPSARSIRLNLSKFTLVGATTRSGMISSPLRSRFDMICRLDYYGVAHLQKIVERSASLLDIVVDAASALEIARRSRGTPRIANNLLYWVRDYAQVRFSGTVTREIAARALTMLEIDEEGVDRMDKHILRVIIDKFNGGPVGISSLAVAVGEEAGTLEEVHEPYLIMQGYLQRTAQGRVATARAYQKVGMSPPPLVPYKSTKRKNVNFHLQ
- the raiA gene encoding ribosome-associated translation inhibitor RaiA, which produces MPMHIHLSPRHLVLTAAIHSYVANKISHLEEMTEQILAAHVVLLHDETRTKKYVIKVHLAIPGPDIYAEDAEDDLYAAIDKVSTKLARLLRKRKTRIQEREKHISQLSKEGSKRGYKRR
- the ybeY gene encoding rRNA maturation RNase YbeY — protein: MRKGKKSSESAVHDLRKRTGTRLVIVNHQQGVSVDMPLLRRMGLLALSHCSDNTGGHGSTLSNLPVVEVAIVSDAVILEVHRQFFREDSPTDVVTFSYGEVVISAETAAFNSGFYGHSPTVEIAFCLIHGLLHLDGYSDYTILQATKMMRRQKRILKRVYQELWPG
- a CDS encoding TolC family protein → MPFYSRQSSWLSPTLTANFSASGVLSVTPPLTDDGISRIRFAKKKEPVIGNTKKLTLNDAVRYALRHNPEILRSIQQIRSIHGKLISTRAQLLPRLIATIALRDAPSSPVPPAFSEVSPADSSPTKLPSRHGVANRLSWNAQLSVQQLIFDGGGKLASMQAVKHQEAMSFFALCGTIDSVIAQVKTAFFRVILNRTLVAVQERSVAMLENQLENQKRRYQVGTAPKLSVLQAQAATASAASTLVTVQNDLRISQHQLVKLLGMNYAGYAEIPLHVIGDLEVRFHTISPAESVREGLTRNSTLKAQREHVLSQVALVQEVLSGRYPKITLGGGYLIQDNARSYIGGWFCGLNGTWNILGGSGQVRQSKAQLKQSVISYNDNVRSIVASVQKNVANLRQAQEIIRSQQASVVQAMEELRLAREQCDSGIGTQLEVFDAKIKLLQSQAAVLQARFGYIQALAQYESILSLNTLHIEPRDLLTDKEKQRFERAMVLDKTLPIVQAMRLSE
- a CDS encoding indole-3-glycerol-phosphate synthase, which encodes MTFLEEILKTVQEELSSSKIQRTSGDLRSMVADAPPVIALDQKLRGSFCLVAEIKEKSPSVGPMREENVKSAPEAYEESSIVRAISVLTNFSYFGMSIQKLGAIRKNSLKPILRKDFIVDEYQIWEARAFGADALLLMANVLDAPRLCGFYDLCRELGMEALFEVHTEEEIHLLPPDAQIVGINSRRFKDKRGFVGITGMSRKDLSINLDTFQLVERLPAATIHVAESGLSPSTLGRVRGKFQAALVGTALLRDSLGVRASLSDFEKQLSPASGTTISSML